Proteins encoded together in one Marispirochaeta sp. window:
- a CDS encoding ABC transporter permease: protein MKKTVCAVLFLAALWWAFSAILSRPFLPSPLTVTLEMLRELGGGSLMIHLGSSLFRVLTALAAAFVPALVLGVLSGTVKAADSMVSPVVYVLFPVPKIALLPIILLFLGLGDLSKIFLVALIVFFQFYLEIRDGTAAVNRHYFDSLYTLGGSRRDLLVHVILPALLPRIFSSLRLTLGTAFAVLFLAETFATRLGIGWYIMDSWSRVAYAQMYAGIMALSLAGLLFFAVLDLLQRLFCRWTL from the coding sequence ATGAAAAAAACAGTCTGTGCCGTACTGTTTCTGGCCGCTCTGTGGTGGGCTTTCTCTGCAATTCTATCCCGGCCCTTTCTGCCCTCTCCTCTTACTGTTACCCTGGAGATGCTCAGGGAACTTGGGGGGGGCAGCCTGATGATTCATCTTGGCTCCTCCCTTTTTCGTGTTCTGACAGCCCTGGCTGCGGCCTTTGTTCCGGCCCTAGTGCTGGGGGTCCTTTCCGGAACCGTTAAAGCCGCGGATTCGATGGTGAGTCCGGTGGTGTACGTGCTGTTTCCCGTCCCAAAGATTGCCCTTTTACCGATAATACTGCTGTTTCTGGGACTGGGAGACCTGTCTAAGATTTTTCTCGTGGCCCTGATCGTTTTTTTTCAGTTTTACCTTGAAATCCGCGACGGAACAGCTGCTGTAAACCGGCACTACTTTGATTCCCTCTATACCCTGGGGGGGAGCAGGCGGGACCTTCTGGTTCACGTAATTCTGCCCGCCCTGTTGCCGAGGATTTTCAGCTCCCTGCGTCTTACCCTGGGGACCGCCTTTGCCGTGCTTTTTCTGGCGGAGACCTTTGCCACCCGCCTTGGAATCGGCTGGTATATTATGGACAGCTGGTCCAGAGTCGCCTATGCCCAAATGTACGCCGGCATCATGGCCCTGAGCCTTGCGGGACTGCTCTTTTTTGCGGTCCTGGACCTGCTGCAGCGGCTTTTTTGCCGGTGGACTTTGTAG
- a CDS encoding ATP-binding cassette domain-containing protein — MIQIRNLDFYYPSGQRVFQGLSHSFEAGKLHVVIGPSGCGKTTLLYLVAGLLSPGRGELLLNREVPRKGREKTAVILQDYGLFPWKTVYQNMALGLRLRSIHRDKEASRIARVLGELGLAGKEKNYPATLSGGEKQRLAVGRSLVLEPDLMLLDEPFSSLDAMTREQLQDYLLSVHRKREMTILLVTHSIEEAAYVSDEIHVMDIRGEISSLRNISFRAGDRKSSDFFKSCVEIRNTLESIAAKTAPGAGG; from the coding sequence ATGATTCAAATCCGGAATCTGGATTTTTATTATCCTTCAGGACAGCGGGTGTTCCAGGGGCTTTCCCACTCCTTTGAGGCGGGTAAGCTGCACGTTGTAATAGGTCCTTCCGGCTGCGGCAAAACCACCCTGCTCTATCTTGTCGCGGGACTCCTTTCTCCCGGTCGCGGAGAGCTGCTGCTGAACAGGGAGGTTCCACGCAAGGGCAGAGAGAAGACGGCTGTCATTCTGCAGGATTACGGGCTTTTTCCCTGGAAGACCGTGTATCAGAATATGGCATTGGGTCTGCGGCTGCGCAGTATCCATCGGGATAAAGAGGCCTCCAGAATCGCCCGGGTCCTGGGAGAGCTGGGCCTTGCGGGTAAGGAGAAGAACTATCCCGCAACACTCTCCGGGGGAGAGAAGCAGCGCCTCGCGGTGGGACGCTCACTGGTCCTTGAACCGGACCTGATGCTCCTGGATGAACCCTTTTCCTCACTCGATGCCATGACCCGGGAACAGCTTCAGGACTATCTGCTCTCGGTCCACCGGAAGAGAGAGATGACGATACTCCTTGTTACCCACAGCATCGAGGAAGCCGCCTACGTAAGCGATGAGATACATGTAATGGACATCCGGGGAGAGATAAGCAGTCTCCGCAACATATCCTTCAGAGCGGGGGACCGGAAGAGCAGTGATTTTTTTAAAAGCTGCGTGGAGATCAGGAATACCCTGGAGAGTATCGCTGCAAAGACGGCACCGGGAGCCGGTGGATGA
- a CDS encoding 4-hydroxybenzoate octaprenyltransferase produces the protein MIKRFLSKGRRIGSAVMIEHTLFSLPFAVVALLSESAGRPPLSTVGWILLAVVAARNGANALNRLVDEKIDAENPRTAGRALQTGKVRRMELILFTLCCGLLLLVSAWMLNPLCLALVPAAGAIILVYSYTKRFTWLCHHWLGMTCSAAVMGTFLALSGSFQLRFFPLTAAVMFWVAGFDIIYALQDMEHDRSKGLHSIPARFGELPAMGITAASFVVFLSGTIVHGILYGFTAWYYAGVVVSGGILAWELGIAWKNEKTREDRIPFAAYRLNQTLSPVFMLFSLAAVYLPGGLHA, from the coding sequence TTGATTAAGCGCTTCCTCAGCAAGGGCCGCAGAATCGGAAGTGCGGTTATGATTGAGCATACCCTCTTCTCCCTGCCCTTTGCCGTCGTTGCCCTGCTCTCCGAGAGTGCCGGCAGACCGCCCCTCTCTACGGTGGGCTGGATTCTCCTGGCCGTTGTCGCTGCCAGAAACGGCGCCAATGCCCTGAACCGCCTGGTGGACGAGAAGATCGACGCGGAGAATCCCCGTACCGCAGGACGGGCTCTGCAGACCGGCAAGGTCCGCCGCATGGAACTGATCCTGTTTACCCTGTGCTGCGGGCTGCTGCTGCTCGTTTCTGCCTGGATGCTGAACCCCCTCTGCCTGGCCCTTGTGCCGGCGGCCGGGGCCATTATCCTGGTCTACTCATATACCAAGCGCTTTACCTGGCTTTGTCACCACTGGCTGGGAATGACCTGTTCCGCAGCGGTTATGGGGACTTTTCTGGCTCTCAGCGGCAGCTTCCAGTTACGCTTTTTTCCCTTGACGGCGGCGGTGATGTTCTGGGTGGCGGGATTCGATATTATCTATGCTCTGCAGGACATGGAACATGACCGCAGTAAGGGACTCCACTCAATCCCCGCGCGTTTTGGGGAACTTCCTGCCATGGGTATAACGGCGGCGAGTTTCGTTGTGTTTCTATCCGGAACCATAGTGCATGGTATCCTGTATGGCTTTACTGCCTGGTATTATGCCGGGGTGGTTGTTTCCGGCGGGATTCTGGCCTGGGAGCTTGGTATTGCCTGGAAAAATGAGAAGACCCGGGAAGACCGCATCCCCTTTGCCGCATACCGGCTGAACCAGACCCTGTCGCCGGTATTCATGCTATTTTCTCTGGCAGCGGTCTATCTGCCCGGAGGGCTCCATGCCTGA
- a CDS encoding ABC transporter substrate-binding protein has product MSVQRVLSFVLLLFLFTSLLFAGGGRDTSEEPLKIGLLPDADSLPFLVAREEGLFSEAQAGIELVMFQNPVERDAAFQAGQIDGLIADTIGSMLLFTGGMDVQIASITSGRYGLAAAPGSGVTHPRELAGKEIGVSSNTVIEYVASSLLTEAGLSLADFNPLAVPRIPVRMELLLNGKLPAACLPEPLYSLAVAKGALPLGDSNALGMDPGVMLFSGKILRERFDDLVKMYQAYWQACLNVNDNPDAYRDFLVDGMGFPPVIRESFSFVEYVYPRLPEKQEIDDAAEWMIQRGMIEKAPAYGDLCFSGVVDELEK; this is encoded by the coding sequence ATGTCTGTACAACGAGTATTAAGCTTTGTTTTGTTGCTGTTCTTATTTACTTCACTGCTGTTTGCAGGCGGGGGGCGTGATACTTCAGAGGAGCCTCTGAAGATCGGTCTTCTGCCGGATGCCGATTCCCTTCCTTTTCTGGTTGCCCGGGAAGAGGGTCTTTTTTCTGAAGCACAAGCCGGTATAGAGCTGGTTATGTTTCAGAACCCCGTGGAACGGGATGCTGCTTTTCAGGCCGGTCAGATTGACGGCCTCATCGCCGACACCATCGGATCCATGCTTCTATTTACCGGCGGCATGGATGTTCAGATCGCGTCGATAACCTCCGGGCGCTACGGGCTTGCCGCCGCTCCGGGATCGGGAGTGACACATCCGCGGGAGCTCGCTGGAAAGGAGATCGGTGTCTCTTCCAATACCGTAATCGAGTATGTGGCTTCCAGCCTGCTTACCGAAGCAGGGCTCTCCTTAGCGGATTTTAATCCCCTGGCGGTACCCAGAATTCCTGTCAGAATGGAGCTGCTTCTGAACGGAAAACTGCCGGCCGCCTGTCTGCCGGAACCCCTCTACTCCCTGGCTGTGGCAAAAGGCGCCCTGCCCCTGGGAGACAGCAATGCTCTGGGAATGGATCCGGGGGTAATGCTTTTTTCCGGAAAAATTCTGCGGGAAAGGTTCGATGATCTGGTAAAGATGTACCAGGCTTACTGGCAGGCCTGCCTGAATGTAAATGACAATCCCGACGCGTACCGGGACTTTCTGGTGGACGGTATGGGTTTTCCTCCGGTGATCAGGGAGAGCTTCTCCTTTGTCGAGTATGTGTATCCGCGGCTTCCGGAAAAACAGGAGATTGACGACGCCGCTGAATGGATGATTCAGCGCGGGATGATAGAGAAGGCTCCCGCGTACGGTGACCTTTGTTTTTCCGGAGTCGTCGACGAGCTGGAGAAATAA
- a CDS encoding CARDB domain-containing protein, translated as MKKSGIAIVLVYLAIAATLILTGCTGGGAGGGQVPYAPQSSLDDLIVDTDFSQNAYLDVAQSTIVNTSVDMEYSLDDGSTWNDCISNPQSVVLSVGTRVWIRNAGDSSSERFLGQVEAFSGPDINVGDELYIGIYDAENSTWNDVSSASPGNSLNIMAYIHNIGTDTCPSGHRFNFYISDDTNITTADTLIGSYVYSSVTAAGGTMSFVLTFQVPSSLSAGTYYIGCITDANNAVSEMNEGNNISAPEGVTPLIVKDNSAAPGGAVKIYNSWGEGNGWENNADGYYWMPYEVMKNNRMLVSYYYNDFTREYNPTSVLVFSLTHPERDKLRVTVGLGDPADPYMKKTFQSEWNSTNLLSGAVPFPANSMILDISEFASGINSYDLFFNVENSSTTAGSLGSLSLELYSDYDSPAIKTLNTVSTSLPVTLSANAETCVYLTTAGELTLAEQQQILPMTRSTSVSGIAFNERLPSSGEIARNIDRYGVYTPGKNYNTIIDGRFGTGYAPPSRTVWESTKILESIDTGTMRGTLPLSVDNSASIHFPPTGNQGLEGSCSAFSVGYYIQTYTEAKEHNWDLSSTSWTGGSTGSPSSNLDKIFSPDFIYHQINDGSDNGSNIIQAASLITRIGGATWNTMPYNTADSTSWPSEAAWREAPKYRGREPAKYYWDNLSAGYFVIEDDSGIQLLKSLLDAGYCVSTGIAANTVYDGLDVNDVVDAAVTWASTNHAQTVVGYKEGTSWDPSNPDS; from the coding sequence AATCGTAGACACGGATTTTTCTCAAAATGCCTACCTTGACGTTGCACAGAGCACAATAGTAAATACATCCGTCGACATGGAATACAGCCTCGATGACGGTTCCACCTGGAACGACTGTATCAGTAATCCTCAATCAGTGGTCCTGTCTGTCGGAACCAGGGTCTGGATCCGCAATGCAGGAGACAGTTCATCCGAACGGTTTCTTGGCCAGGTAGAAGCTTTTTCCGGTCCGGATATTAATGTGGGGGATGAGCTTTATATTGGGATATATGACGCCGAAAACAGCACCTGGAACGATGTCTCCTCTGCTTCACCGGGAAATAGTCTCAACATTATGGCCTATATACACAATATTGGTACCGATACCTGTCCTTCCGGTCACCGGTTCAACTTCTATATTTCGGATGACACAAACATAACGACTGCCGATACATTGATCGGCAGCTATGTGTATTCTTCAGTAACAGCCGCTGGCGGGACAATGTCTTTCGTCCTCACGTTCCAGGTTCCCTCCAGCCTCTCCGCCGGGACCTACTACATCGGATGCATCACGGATGCAAACAACGCTGTAAGCGAGATGAACGAGGGCAACAATATCTCCGCGCCCGAGGGTGTTACCCCACTGATCGTCAAAGACAATTCAGCAGCCCCAGGCGGAGCTGTTAAAATCTACAACTCCTGGGGTGAAGGAAACGGCTGGGAGAATAATGCCGACGGATACTACTGGATGCCCTATGAGGTCATGAAAAATAACCGGATGCTGGTGAGCTACTATTACAACGATTTTACCCGCGAATATAATCCGACCTCCGTACTGGTCTTTTCACTGACCCATCCTGAACGAGATAAGCTGCGTGTTACCGTCGGGCTGGGGGATCCGGCTGATCCGTATATGAAAAAAACATTTCAAAGTGAGTGGAACAGCACAAACCTGTTAAGCGGAGCAGTACCTTTTCCGGCTAACAGCATGATCCTCGACATAAGCGAGTTCGCAAGCGGTATTAACAGCTACGATCTCTTTTTCAATGTGGAGAATTCCAGTACTACAGCCGGTTCTCTTGGCAGTCTGAGCCTTGAGCTCTACAGCGATTACGATTCCCCCGCAATAAAAACGCTGAATACAGTTTCCACTTCATTACCCGTAACACTTTCCGCAAACGCAGAAACATGTGTGTATCTTACCACCGCCGGAGAGCTGACGCTGGCTGAACAGCAGCAGATCCTCCCCATGACCCGTTCCACAAGTGTATCGGGCATTGCATTCAATGAACGCCTGCCTTCCTCCGGGGAAATCGCCCGAAACATCGACCGTTACGGAGTATATACTCCCGGAAAGAATTACAACACAATAATTGATGGACGCTTCGGAACCGGATATGCTCCCCCATCTCGTACTGTCTGGGAAAGCACCAAAATACTGGAGAGTATTGATACCGGCACAATGAGAGGAACCCTGCCTCTGTCGGTAGACAATTCCGCAAGCATCCATTTTCCTCCAACGGGAAATCAGGGCTTGGAAGGTTCCTGTTCCGCGTTCTCGGTCGGCTATTACATTCAAACCTATACCGAAGCAAAGGAACACAACTGGGACCTTTCGTCGACAAGCTGGACCGGCGGCTCCACGGGTTCGCCGTCCTCGAACCTTGATAAAATCTTCAGTCCCGATTTTATCTATCATCAGATTAACGACGGCAGCGATAACGGATCAAACATCATTCAGGCGGCCAGTCTGATAACCAGAATCGGCGGTGCAACCTGGAACACCATGCCCTACAATACTGCTGATTCAACTTCCTGGCCATCGGAAGCAGCCTGGCGGGAAGCCCCGAAATACCGGGGGCGGGAACCGGCTAAATATTATTGGGACAATCTTTCAGCTGGTTATTTCGTTATAGAAGACGATTCAGGTATTCAGCTTCTGAAAAGTCTTCTCGACGCGGGGTACTGCGTCAGTACCGGTATTGCAGCAAATACGGTATATGATGGACTCGATGTTAATGACGTCGTGGATGCGGCTGTCACGTGGGCATCTACGAATCATGCCCAGACTGTTGTCGGCTATAAGGAGGGGACCTCATGGGACCCGTCAAATCCGGACTCCTGA
- a CDS encoding flavin prenyltransferase UbiX translates to MPERELPLIVAITGASGAVYGLRLVQLLLEEGVPLYLLLSKNGEDVILQETGRKKEEWLRDFHAVGSIATPETSDFFSPIASGSFLTRGMLVAPCSMGALGRIASGTSDTLVERAADVSLKERRPLVLLTRETPLSSIHLENMLKITRAGGIIMPPVPAFYTQPKTIDELVDQSLCRVLDLLGLPSQKARRWNSGQES, encoded by the coding sequence ATGCCTGAGCGGGAACTCCCTCTGATTGTCGCCATAACCGGAGCAAGCGGGGCCGTCTATGGGCTGCGTCTGGTTCAGCTCCTGCTTGAAGAGGGGGTCCCCCTGTACCTTCTCTTGTCAAAAAACGGCGAAGATGTAATTCTGCAGGAGACCGGCCGGAAAAAGGAGGAGTGGCTGCGGGATTTTCACGCCGTCGGGAGCATAGCAACACCGGAAACCTCAGATTTCTTTTCTCCCATTGCCTCGGGCTCTTTTCTTACCCGGGGGATGCTTGTGGCCCCCTGTTCCATGGGGGCCCTGGGAAGGATCGCTTCCGGTACCTCGGACACTTTGGTGGAGCGGGCCGCTGATGTGAGCCTTAAGGAACGGCGACCCCTGGTGCTGCTGACCCGCGAAACACCGCTTTCTTCGATACATCTGGAAAACATGCTGAAAATTACCCGGGCCGGGGGTATTATCATGCCGCCGGTTCCGGCATTTTATACACAACCGAAAACCATCGATGAGCTGGTAGACCAGAGCCTCTGTCGGGTCCTTGATCTGCTGGGGCTGCCGTCACAGAAGGCTCGTCGATGGAATTCGGGACAGGAGTCGTAA